A portion of the Zootoca vivipara chromosome 6, rZooViv1.1, whole genome shotgun sequence genome contains these proteins:
- the PURB gene encoding transcriptional activator protein Pur-beta: MADGDSGSERGGSGSGSGGGGGGGGGGGFQGHRGGGGGGGGPGPEQETQELASKRLDIQNKRFYLDVKQNAKGRFLKIAEVGAGGSKSRLTLSMAVAAEFRDYLGDFIEHYAQLGPSSPEQLAQASPGGEDGSGGGGPRRALKSEFLVRENRKYYLDLKENQRGRFLRIRQTINRGPGGGGGGGGGPGFPGGPPGLQSGQTIALPAQGLIEFRDALAKLIDDYGADEDELGGGGGGGPGGGGGLYGELPEGTSITVDSKRFFFDVGCNKYGVFLRVSEVKPSYRNAITVPYKAWAKFGGAFCRYADEMRDIQERQRDKLYDRRAGPAGPGSGSGAGDDSDGDDVDDD; this comes from the coding sequence ATGGCGGATGGCGACAGCGGGAGCGAGCGAGGGGGCAGCGGgagcggcagtggcggcggcggcggcggaggaggaggaggaggcttccaGGGACACCGTGGCGgtggcggaggcggcggcggccccggCCCGGAGCAGGAGACGCAGGAGCTGGCGTCGAAGCGCCTGGACATCCAGAACAAGCGCTTCTACCTGGACGTGAAGCAGAACGCGAAGGGCCGCTTCCTGAAGATCGCCGAAGTGGGCGCGGGGGGCTCCAAGAGCCGCCTCACGCTCTCCATGGCGGTGGCCGCCGAGTTCCGGGACTACCTGGGCGACTTCATCGAGCACTACGCGCAGCTGGGGCCCAGCAGCCCTGAGCAGCTGGCGCAGGCCTCGCCTGGCGGGGAAgacggcagcggcggcggggggcCTCGGCGGGCCCTCAAGAGCGAGTTCCTGGTGCGCGAGAACCGCAAGTACTACCTGGACCTGAAGGAGAACCAGCGCGGCCGCTTCTTGCGCATCCGCCAGACCATCAACCGCGGgccgggcggcggcggaggaggcggcggagggCCGGGCTTCCCCGGGGGCCCTCCGGGCCTGCAGAGCGGCCAGACCATCGCGCTGCCGGCGCAGGGCCTCATCGAGTTCCGCGACGCGCTGGCCAAGCTCATCGACGACTACGGCGCCGACGAGGACGagctgggcggcggcggcggtgggggccccgggggcggcggcggcctgTACGGCGAGCTCCCCGAAGGCACCTCCATCACGGTGGACTCGAAGCGCTTCTTCTTCGACGTGGGCTGCAACAAGTACGGCGTCTTCCTGCGCGTCAGCGAGGTGAAGCCTTCCTACCGCAACGCCATCACGGTGCCCTACAAAGCCTGGGCCAAGTTCGGCGGGGCTTTCTGCCGCTACGCCGACGAGATGCGAGACATCCAGGAGCGCCAGCGGGACAAGCTGTACGACCGACGAGCTGGGCCCGCCGGGCCAGGGAGCGGCAGCGGAGCCGGAGACGATTCCGACGGAGACGATGTAGACGACGACtga